One region of Nycticebus coucang isolate mNycCou1 chromosome 10, mNycCou1.pri, whole genome shotgun sequence genomic DNA includes:
- the LOC128596701 gene encoding eukaryotic translation initiation factor 1-like produces MSAIQNLHSFDPFADASKGDDLLPAGTEDYIQIRIQQRNGRKTLTTVQGIADDYDKKKLVKAFKKKFACNGTVIEHPEYGEVIQLQGDQCKNICQFLVEIGLAKDDQLKVHGF; encoded by the coding sequence ATGTCTGCTATCCAGAACCTCCACTCTTTCGACCCCTTTGCTGATGCAAGTAAGGGTGATGACCTGCTTCCTGCTGGCACTGAGGATTACATCCAAATAAGAATTCAACAGAGAAACGGCAGGAAGACCCTTACTACTGTTCAAGGGATCGCTGATGATTACgataaaaagaaattagtgaaggcgtttaaaaagaaatttgcctGCAATGGTACTGTAATTGAGCATCCAGAATATGGAGAAGTAATTCAGCTACAGGGTGACCAGTGCAAGAACATATGCCAGTTCCTTGTAGAGATTGGACTGGCTAAGGACGATCAGCTGAAGGTTCATGGGTTTTAA